One window from the genome of [Clostridium] celerecrescens 18A encodes:
- a CDS encoding tryptophan synthase subunit alpha, with translation MKNLVFYLTLHYPDRETFFKILELLDHKKAGFVEIGIPVDNPFVDGAVIQQTHKEALEQKISYVDVIHTLEEIRRRFTFKVVLMTYKEGVEYFHLSDVPKDLYDGFLCVDGEFPTGSFPNQITVLGRSLSDESIAKALAHNDLFAYIVSGEGKTGSFDKLPTEYAEVVKKVKSVSKTPAYVGFGIKSAEDVKEVMKNGADGAIIGTEFIKRYQLGGMDALNAYMEELKLADA, from the coding sequence TACCTTACTTTGCATTATCCGGACAGGGAAACTTTTTTTAAGATTTTAGAATTATTGGATCATAAAAAGGCAGGTTTTGTTGAAATCGGAATACCGGTTGACAATCCTTTTGTAGACGGAGCAGTGATACAGCAGACTCATAAAGAAGCGTTGGAGCAAAAGATAAGCTACGTCGATGTAATACACACCCTGGAAGAAATCCGCAGGCGTTTCACGTTTAAAGTTGTGTTAATGACTTATAAGGAAGGCGTAGAATACTTTCATCTTTCTGACGTACCGAAAGACCTATATGACGGTTTTCTATGTGTGGATGGAGAATTTCCGACCGGATCCTTCCCGAACCAGATCACTGTACTGGGCCGGTCCCTTAGTGATGAGAGCATAGCAAAGGCTCTTGCGCATAATGACCTGTTTGCCTATATCGTTTCCGGGGAAGGGAAAACCGGATCGTTTGATAAGCTTCCTACGGAATACGCTGAAGTAGTAAAAAAAGTAAAATCTGTTTCAAAGACACCGGCCTATGTAGGCTTTGGTATAAAATCCGCCGAGGACGTGAAGGAAGTCATGAAAAATGGCGCCGATGGAGCCATCATAGGGACGGAGTTCATAAAGCGTTACCAGCTTGGAGGTATGGATGCTTTGAATGCTTATATGGAAGAGTTGAAGTTAGCCGATGCATAG
- a CDS encoding TetR/AcrR family transcriptional regulator: protein MRKKDDEKVKSIKEAVIKLILQEGFHGTSVSKIAKMAGVSPATVYIYFENKEDMLHDIYLEYSEEIYDYLLDRVKREMEGRQQIEVLIRSYYNYILENKEIFSFVEQFSNCPSLANNCSGKKGICNIYSLMSDMKRSNLVRNYKEDNLLAIIFQPVKAIAVDNRKNETQKEVLLQEMIQIIQDAILL, encoded by the coding sequence ATGAGAAAAAAAGACGACGAAAAAGTGAAAAGCATAAAGGAAGCAGTTATCAAGCTGATCCTGCAGGAGGGCTTCCATGGCACTTCTGTCTCTAAAATCGCTAAGATGGCAGGGGTTTCGCCGGCAACGGTTTATATCTACTTTGAGAATAAAGAAGATATGCTGCACGATATTTACCTGGAATACTCGGAGGAAATATATGATTATTTATTGGACCGTGTAAAACGGGAAATGGAGGGACGGCAGCAGATCGAAGTGCTCATCCGAAGCTACTATAACTATATATTAGAGAACAAGGAAATCTTTAGCTTTGTGGAGCAATTTTCCAATTGCCCCTCATTGGCCAACAACTGTTCCGGGAAAAAAGGCATTTGTAATATTTACAGCCTGATGTCGGATATGAAGAGGAGTAATCTCGTTAGGAATTACAAAGAAGATAATCTTTTGGCCATCATTTTTCAGCCGGTGAAAGCAATTGCTGTTGATAACCGTAAGAACGAGACACAGAAAGAGGTTTTGCTGCAGGAAATGATTCAAATTATACAAGACGCAATATTGCTTTAG
- the lon gene encoding endopeptidase La, whose translation MTNHDKNNIGIVFPISNKVLLPDVVTTVRLEALDETHMMYLENEETIKIALPLKQNFGKNPKHEEDFYRTGLTFEVTGMDQTEKGILLSVRLMDQVNVKELQIEDGVIYAQYELSQNQEDLDEKSREEMLGYIKNVTSEISSKFSGGEQYQRIVNEFKDLNSIIVYLSQFLQIPNDEKHELLEMSLKDRSLRFLDYMLKQKEMIELQMEISEKFSEKANRYYRESVLREQLKAIQEELGEGKKDEGKKEPDYLKKIEEAGMPDEIKEAALEELEKFDDQGPNKLDYNVIRNYLDLLVQLPWKKEEAKDIDLDEARRILDEQHYGLQKVKDRIIQHLAVMQLNKAKKGSILLLVGPPGTGKTSLGKSIAEALGRKYIRLSLGGIRDESEIRGHRRTYVGAMPGRIIQSIRKAGKTNPVMVLDEVDKIMSGGFSGDPASALLEVLDPEQNNSFTDHYMDLPYDLSDVFFVATANSLESIPGPLLDRMEVIQITSYTMDEKFHIGKNHLIPEVLKEHGLKQEQLVIEDEVLQKIISDYTLEAGVRGLKKQLSGLARITTEKIVSKKAELPFVIKEEDLEEYLGSQVSRHDKAQQDNPPGVVTGLAWTPVGGEILFIEATDMPGTGAVILTGKLGDVMKESAKISLSLLKSRLPLNAFNFKERDLHIHVPSGAVPKDGPSAGIALFTALASLVTGNKVDSRLAMTGEITLRGAVLPIGGLKEKLLGAQRAGINRVLIPKDNVSDLKDVPEEVKNQLTIIPVETIEDVLKESLGIFLPRIEHVYFQKGGNGLFPDGLNTPHKNIERKGVI comes from the coding sequence ATGACAAATCATGATAAAAATAACATAGGAATCGTTTTCCCAATTTCCAACAAGGTTTTATTGCCGGATGTCGTAACTACGGTTCGTTTAGAAGCCCTTGACGAAACACATATGATGTATCTGGAAAACGAAGAAACCATAAAGATAGCTTTGCCGTTAAAACAGAATTTTGGTAAGAATCCAAAGCATGAGGAAGATTTTTACCGGACAGGCCTGACCTTTGAGGTTACAGGAATGGACCAGACGGAAAAAGGGATCCTGCTCTCCGTAAGGCTGATGGACCAGGTCAATGTTAAAGAGCTTCAAATAGAAGACGGCGTTATCTATGCCCAGTATGAGCTTAGTCAGAATCAGGAAGATTTAGACGAGAAGAGCCGGGAAGAAATGCTGGGCTATATCAAAAATGTTACCAGTGAGATAAGCTCCAAATTTTCAGGAGGAGAACAGTACCAGAGGATTGTCAATGAGTTTAAGGATTTGAATTCCATTATTGTGTATCTGTCTCAATTCCTTCAGATACCCAACGATGAAAAGCATGAGCTTCTGGAAATGTCTTTAAAAGATAGAAGCCTACGTTTCCTGGATTACATGTTGAAGCAAAAGGAAATGATCGAGCTGCAGATGGAGATTTCCGAGAAGTTCTCCGAGAAAGCAAACCGGTATTACAGGGAATCCGTACTTAGAGAACAGTTAAAGGCCATTCAGGAAGAATTAGGAGAAGGCAAAAAGGACGAAGGAAAAAAGGAGCCAGATTATTTAAAGAAGATCGAAGAGGCAGGTATGCCGGATGAGATCAAAGAGGCGGCTCTTGAAGAACTGGAAAAGTTTGATGATCAGGGCCCTAATAAACTGGATTACAACGTGATCCGTAATTATCTGGATCTTTTGGTTCAGCTTCCATGGAAAAAGGAAGAGGCAAAGGACATTGATCTTGACGAGGCAAGACGGATTCTTGACGAACAGCATTACGGACTGCAAAAAGTAAAGGACAGGATCATTCAGCATCTGGCAGTCATGCAGTTAAACAAAGCTAAAAAAGGTTCCATACTTCTCCTTGTAGGACCGCCGGGAACCGGAAAAACAAGCCTTGGCAAAAGCATTGCAGAAGCCCTTGGCAGAAAATACATCCGTTTAAGCTTGGGCGGTATCCGGGATGAATCGGAAATCAGAGGGCACCGAAGAACTTATGTCGGAGCCATGCCGGGAAGAATTATCCAGAGCATCCGAAAGGCAGGGAAAACCAATCCTGTCATGGTATTGGACGAAGTGGATAAGATTATGTCCGGCGGTTTCAGCGGAGACCCTGCCAGTGCGCTTTTAGAGGTTCTTGATCCGGAGCAGAACAACAGCTTTACCGATCATTACATGGATCTTCCTTATGACTTATCCGATGTTTTCTTTGTGGCAACAGCCAATTCTTTGGAAAGCATTCCAGGTCCTCTCTTAGACCGGATGGAGGTCATCCAGATAACCAGCTATACCATGGACGAAAAGTTCCATATCGGAAAAAATCATCTGATCCCAGAGGTCCTGAAAGAACATGGCTTAAAGCAGGAGCAATTGGTGATTGAAGATGAAGTATTGCAGAAGATTATCAGTGATTATACGCTGGAAGCCGGCGTGCGGGGGCTGAAAAAGCAGCTGTCCGGCCTGGCCAGAATTACAACGGAAAAAATCGTGTCCAAAAAAGCGGAGCTGCCTTTTGTGATTAAGGAAGAAGATCTGGAAGAATATCTTGGCAGTCAGGTATCCCGTCACGATAAGGCCCAGCAGGATAATCCTCCGGGAGTGGTTACAGGCCTCGCATGGACACCGGTGGGAGGAGAAATACTCTTTATCGAGGCGACCGATATGCCGGGAACCGGAGCGGTCATATTGACCGGAAAGCTGGGAGATGTGATGAAGGAATCTGCTAAGATTTCCTTAAGCCTGTTAAAATCCAGACTGCCTTTAAATGCCTTTAATTTTAAAGAAAGAGACCTTCATATCCACGTTCCGTCAGGAGCGGTTCCTAAAGATGGTCCATCGGCCGGAATTGCATTATTTACAGCATTAGCCTCGCTTGTTACCGGCAACAAGGTGGATTCAAGACTTGCCATGACCGGAGAAATCACTTTACGGGGAGCGGTCCTGCCCATCGGAGGCTTAAAGGAAAAGCTTCTGGGCGCTCAAAGAGCCGGAATCAACAGGGTCCTGATTCCCAAAGATAATGTAAGTGATTTAAAGGATGTACCGGAAGAAGTAAAGAATCAGCTCACGATTATACCGGTGGAAACGATTGAGGATGTACTAAAAGAGTCGTTGGGGATTTTCCTGCCCAGAATCGAACATGTATATTTTCAGAAGGGCGGGAACGGACTATTTCCCGATGGGCTAAACACACCACATAAAAATATAGAGAGAAAAGGGGTAATCTAA
- a CDS encoding DUF1858 domain-containing protein has protein sequence MNMTVTKDTLIGEVLEADRTTAHFFFEMGMHCLGCPASAAETVEEACMVHGVPAEELIDKLNKHMSEQ, from the coding sequence ATGAATATGACAGTGACAAAGGATACTTTAATCGGAGAGGTCTTAGAAGCAGACCGAACCACCGCACACTTCTTTTTTGAAATGGGAATGCATTGCCTTGGCTGTCCCGCATCTGCCGCTGAGACCGTGGAAGAGGCCTGCATGGTCCACGGCGTTCCGGCGGAAGAACTGATCGACAAGTTAAACAAGCATATGTCAGAGCAATGA
- a CDS encoding DUF6483 family protein: protein MLQDDFIMRMIHEMVTTLLKLIFHIELGEKEELNFKDQETASNYLELLALIQAGKINEAENKLLDELDSDDLEHFKMALMFYYHLNQIDFNFLEEHDYSKNEITDGLRYVSSIYGYDSMAEALLGRG, encoded by the coding sequence ATGTTACAAGATGATTTTATCATGCGCATGATTCATGAAATGGTGACAACTCTGCTGAAGCTGATTTTTCATATTGAATTAGGAGAAAAAGAGGAACTGAATTTTAAAGACCAGGAGACGGCATCAAATTATCTTGAGCTTTTAGCTCTTATCCAGGCCGGAAAGATCAATGAGGCAGAAAACAAATTATTGGATGAGCTGGATTCCGACGATTTGGAACATTTTAAAATGGCGCTCATGTTTTATTATCACTTAAATCAGATCGATTTTAACTTTCTTGAAGAGCATGATTATTCCAAAAACGAAATTACAGACGGTTTAAGATACGTATCATCCATTTATGGCTATGACAGCATGGCAGAAGCTCTTCTGGGCAGAGGTTAA
- a CDS encoding CdaR family transcriptional regulator, which translates to MIETELAKKFIEQVTQYTEYNINIMNEQGVIIASRDPKRVGTFHEVAYYIVTGSEDIVVTSTEEDYPGVKPGINMVINIDGRREGVVGITGNPGEIKPVALITKMAIEAMLKYEKQQEELRRRRNRKEHFTNLLIHVEYPDPGELRNIAKQLNYSENIIRIPILCKLDDIKPEPFLDMIKKSPRHGPEDISIILDSNHILIFKTMPEQIRKVFADYKYIIAEYLSTALKWLREQEKSCKFYIGSFQGSFTQYYNAYRHCKWLEENADSGSASFFYDHTGNYVRSIVPMNELQWMFNIYERELGEEFKKTFMEIAGALIKTNYNLVTASKELFVHKNTLLYRYNKVKDILNINPIESSSDRFFLEAFYSFLRKEH; encoded by the coding sequence ATGATAGAAACAGAATTAGCTAAGAAATTCATTGAACAGGTCACTCAATATACAGAATACAATATCAACATAATGAATGAGCAGGGGGTCATTATCGCCAGCCGGGATCCAAAGCGGGTGGGGACGTTTCATGAGGTGGCCTATTATATTGTGACCGGAAGCGAGGATATCGTAGTCACTTCCACAGAGGAGGATTATCCAGGAGTAAAGCCCGGGATCAACATGGTCATTAACATTGACGGCAGACGGGAAGGAGTGGTAGGAATCACCGGTAATCCGGGGGAGATAAAGCCCGTTGCTCTGATTACCAAAATGGCCATCGAAGCCATGCTGAAATACGAGAAGCAGCAGGAGGAACTAAGGCGCAGGAGGAATCGGAAAGAGCATTTCACAAACCTTTTGATCCATGTGGAATATCCGGATCCGGGAGAGCTGCGGAACATTGCAAAGCAGCTTAATTATTCAGAGAACATAATCCGTATCCCAATATTGTGTAAACTGGATGACATTAAGCCGGAGCCGTTTCTGGACATGATCAAGAAAAGTCCCAGGCACGGGCCGGAGGATATCAGCATTATCCTGGATAGTAACCATATCCTCATATTCAAAACAATGCCGGAACAGATACGAAAAGTATTTGCAGATTATAAATACATCATTGCGGAATATTTAAGCACTGCTTTAAAATGGCTGAGGGAGCAGGAGAAAAGCTGTAAATTTTATATCGGTTCCTTTCAGGGAAGCTTTACCCAGTATTATAATGCCTACCGGCACTGTAAGTGGCTGGAGGAAAATGCAGATTCCGGTTCTGCCTCCTTTTTTTATGACCATACGGGGAATTATGTACGTTCCATAGTACCGATGAATGAGCTGCAATGGATGTTCAATATTTATGAAAGGGAGCTGGGGGAAGAATTTAAAAAGACATTTATGGAAATAGCCGGTGCTCTTATAAAGACAAATTATAATCTGGTAACGGCATCAAAAGAGCTTTTTGTGCACAAGAATACGCTTTTGTACCGTTATAATAAAGTGAAAGATATCTTGAATATCAATCCGATAGAATCCTCGTCGGACCGGTTTTTTCTGGAAGCCTTTTATAGTTTTTTAAGAAAAGAACACTAG
- a CDS encoding GntP family permease, translated as MTGLPLIFIFVLAIILMIVAISKFKIHPFIAIMSISLLLGLIAGIPLVDKTLEDGTKVSGLASVIGAGFSGTFSSIGIVIILGALIGTILEKTGAALKLADMVIRLVGKNNPVLAIEMMGWVVSIPVFCDSGFVILNPIRKALVNRTAASSVAMTVGLSSGLYISHVFIPPTPGPIAAASTLGIGENLLLVMGMGALCSIFPLIAGFFYAKYIGGKVRSDDEADMGEIAKTYEELVAEYGKLPGSFNALAPIILPILLMAFSSIAAMANMEGFGADVIKFLGTPIIALAAGTVCGILQLKGAGKMEEFYEITNDTLKTVGPILFVTAAGGVLGKVISSTDMVNYIKDHASVLSTMGIFFPFFLAAILKSAQGSSTVALTTTAGIVAPLLPMLGLESPVRVTLACMAIGAGAMTVSHANDSYFWVVTNFGAMTPEKGYKTQTMATLILGIAGILEIFLLTLILH; from the coding sequence ATGACAGGTTTACCACTGATTTTTATTTTTGTATTGGCAATTATCCTGATGATCGTTGCAATTTCCAAGTTTAAGATTCATCCGTTTATTGCCATCATGAGCATATCACTGCTCCTGGGACTTATTGCAGGGATACCGCTGGTTGATAAGACTTTAGAGGATGGGACCAAGGTAAGCGGCCTTGCAAGTGTAATCGGGGCCGGATTTTCCGGAACATTCTCCAGCATCGGTATTGTTATCATCCTTGGAGCCCTGATCGGAACCATATTGGAGAAAACAGGCGCGGCTCTTAAGCTGGCTGATATGGTGATACGGCTTGTGGGGAAAAACAATCCGGTTCTTGCTATCGAGATGATGGGTTGGGTGGTATCCATCCCTGTTTTCTGTGATTCTGGTTTCGTAATTTTAAACCCGATCCGGAAAGCCCTGGTAAACCGGACTGCCGCATCATCCGTAGCCATGACTGTGGGCCTTTCCTCAGGGCTATACATTTCCCACGTTTTCATTCCTCCCACACCGGGACCCATTGCGGCGGCTTCTACCCTTGGCATTGGGGAAAACCTGCTTCTGGTTATGGGAATGGGCGCATTATGCTCTATCTTTCCACTGATTGCAGGGTTCTTTTATGCAAAATACATCGGAGGTAAGGTACGGTCTGATGATGAAGCCGATATGGGTGAGATCGCAAAAACTTATGAGGAGCTGGTTGCCGAATACGGCAAACTTCCCGGCAGTTTCAACGCCCTTGCTCCGATTATTCTTCCCATCCTTCTTATGGCTTTTTCCTCGATTGCAGCCATGGCCAATATGGAGGGCTTTGGGGCTGATGTTATTAAATTTTTAGGAACTCCCATCATTGCTCTGGCAGCAGGTACTGTATGTGGTATCCTGCAGCTGAAAGGAGCTGGCAAGATGGAAGAATTTTATGAGATAACCAATGACACTTTAAAGACAGTGGGGCCGATTCTGTTTGTAACGGCTGCCGGTGGAGTGCTGGGTAAAGTGATTTCATCTACTGATATGGTGAACTATATTAAGGATCATGCTTCAGTACTCAGCACCATGGGTATTTTCTTCCCATTCTTTTTGGCAGCTATCTTAAAGAGTGCCCAAGGTTCCTCTACCGTTGCTCTGACCACCACCGCAGGAATTGTTGCTCCGTTGCTTCCAATGCTGGGTCTTGAAAGTCCCGTCCGGGTAACGCTTGCCTGTATGGCAATTGGCGCTGGAGCCATGACCGTTTCCCATGCAAATGATTCCTATTTCTGGGTAGTGACAAATTTTGGAGCCATGACTCCGGAAAAGGGGTATAAGACTCAGACAATGGCAACGCTTATTTTGGGGATCGCAGGAATCCTGGAAATATTCCTTTTAACTTTAATCCTGCATTGA
- a CDS encoding glycerate kinase family protein — protein MKLLFASDSFKGTLSSEQTIELLKKAAAEVFDQWEGIGIPVADGGEGTTDAVIAAMQGDRIPVTVCGPLLAPVNAYYGKLDEKRAILEMAAASGLPLIPRDLRDPRNTTTYGTGELIRDALDRGFTDISIAIGGSATNDGGMGCMRALGVRFFDSEGIELEGTGKDLEKVAHIDHSGIHPQISKVKVTAMCDVNNPLCGKDGATYTFGKQKGGSPQVLDELERGMQNYRDVMIRELGINPDHMPGSGAAGGLGAALLVFLQAELKSGIETVLDLIDFDSRLEDVSMVVTGEGRTDWQSCFGKVIQGIGMRCKRKGIPAVALVGAMGEGAEKIYDFGICSIMTTVNGVMVLDKALEDAEDLYYQGALRMFRFIKTGMEIQKKAADI, from the coding sequence ATGAAATTATTGTTTGCATCTGACTCGTTTAAGGGGACTCTTTCCAGTGAACAGACCATAGAACTGTTAAAAAAAGCTGCGGCGGAAGTGTTTGATCAGTGGGAAGGTATCGGAATCCCCGTAGCTGATGGAGGAGAAGGAACCACGGATGCGGTGATCGCAGCCATGCAGGGAGACAGAATTCCCGTAACCGTCTGTGGGCCGCTTCTTGCTCCTGTAAACGCTTATTACGGAAAATTAGATGAAAAACGAGCCATCCTTGAGATGGCGGCGGCTTCCGGGCTTCCCCTGATTCCAAGAGATTTAAGGGATCCAAGGAATACCACGACCTATGGGACCGGAGAACTGATAAGAGATGCTTTGGACCGGGGCTTTACCGATATTTCCATAGCAATCGGTGGTTCAGCGACCAATGACGGCGGCATGGGCTGTATGAGGGCATTAGGAGTAAGATTCTTTGATTCGGAGGGAATAGAGTTAGAAGGAACAGGAAAAGATCTGGAAAAAGTCGCCCACATCGATCATTCCGGCATCCATCCCCAGATTTCTAAAGTGAAAGTGACAGCCATGTGTGACGTTAATAATCCCTTATGCGGGAAAGACGGAGCCACCTACACGTTTGGAAAGCAGAAGGGCGGTTCGCCCCAGGTTCTTGATGAACTGGAAAGAGGAATGCAGAACTACCGGGATGTGATGATACGGGAACTGGGTATTAATCCCGATCATATGCCTGGTTCCGGAGCCGCTGGGGGCCTTGGTGCGGCACTTCTGGTATTTCTTCAAGCGGAGTTAAAATCAGGAATTGAAACGGTTCTGGATTTAATTGATTTTGATTCCCGCCTGGAAGATGTGTCTATGGTTGTGACCGGAGAGGGGCGCACGGACTGGCAGTCCTGTTTTGGAAAGGTGATACAGGGCATTGGAATGAGGTGCAAAAGAAAGGGGATTCCGGCTGTTGCTCTGGTAGGTGCTATGGGAGAAGGTGCAGAGAAGATTTATGACTTTGGGATCTGCTCCATCATGACAACGGTCAATGGGGTCATGGTACTGGATAAGGCTTTGGAAGATGCCGAGGACTTATACTATCAGGGAGCTCTTCGGATGTTCCGTTTTATAAAAACTGGCATGGAAATACAGAAAAAGGCTGCGGATATTTAA
- a CDS encoding methyl-accepting chemotaxis protein yields MKILKKLKFSNLKLAAKTSITMGIILVASLILLITISAAQASKAVSKAINGEFSGISAQNGLMVQAIINDASGTAKNLQDYLYRAYNDRNAIGDWKSTVRKSRVYDVGLKEINYAIENYILNSAWSTVDTNPDIYGIGAFFEPLEFDPGVKDYSLYVDKKEAENKTAQSLGAYSDYSTKDYYRFAKETKATYITDPYMYDGIMMSTIAYPVMKGEDVIGVILADINVSNFSKIKTSDSKYHTMYVDIYTGENKIVYDSQSNDNIGRNLSEMVSPSDYEKITALQQAKTEFQIDTKRSDGTLESRYYYPITCGSQTWWASSCLEKKDLTKDVLKIIELMTLLAVLALIIINAVVIVFLKKTLRPIDGVMSAAASIASGDLDIQLEVQSMDEIGVLSRTFMDMAENLKFIIQDINEVLGEMSNGNFKATSIHEEKYTGAYQYILEAMRNIRLTLSDTLLEIDQASEQVSTGASQVSDASQALSQGATEQASSIEELSAAINEVSERVKENASNALEANTLSLEACEGMLTSDQKMRDMISAMNEIASTSGEISKIIKTIDDIAFQTNILALNAAVEAARAGSAGKGFAVVADEVRNLAGKSAEAAKNTTALIENAITAIGNGTKIADETAEALRLVVEKSNISSVRVAEIAEASAAQSDALLQITTGIDQISAVVQTTSATSEESAATSEELTAQAYNLKSLVGKFQLMDKAPSATSAPTAAWEAPAAWKDSITMEDSAAWEDSDPEETYDKY; encoded by the coding sequence ATGAAGATATTGAAAAAGCTAAAGTTCAGCAATTTGAAACTTGCTGCAAAGACTTCCATTACTATGGGAATCATACTGGTAGCGAGCCTGATCTTGCTCATTACGATCTCTGCAGCGCAGGCAAGCAAAGCAGTTTCAAAGGCAATCAACGGTGAATTTTCTGGAATATCTGCCCAGAACGGCCTCATGGTACAGGCCATCATCAACGATGCTTCTGGAACCGCCAAAAATTTGCAGGATTACTTATACCGTGCATACAACGACCGGAACGCTATCGGCGATTGGAAAAGCACCGTCCGTAAGAGCAGGGTATATGATGTTGGACTTAAGGAAATTAATTATGCGATCGAGAATTATATCTTAAATTCTGCCTGGTCAACCGTGGACACCAATCCTGATATTTATGGGATCGGTGCATTTTTTGAGCCATTAGAATTTGATCCCGGTGTCAAGGATTACTCCCTCTATGTAGACAAAAAGGAGGCTGAAAATAAAACCGCTCAGTCTCTTGGAGCATACAGCGACTATTCCACAAAGGATTATTATCGTTTTGCCAAGGAAACAAAGGCTACTTATATCACTGATCCTTATATGTATGACGGAATCATGATGAGTACCATTGCTTATCCTGTTATGAAGGGGGAAGACGTTATCGGAGTTATTCTGGCCGATATTAACGTTTCTAACTTTTCTAAGATAAAAACTTCAGATTCAAAATATCATACCATGTATGTTGATATCTACACGGGAGAAAACAAGATTGTCTATGACAGCCAATCAAACGATAACATCGGCAGAAACCTAAGTGAAATGGTTTCTCCTTCAGATTATGAAAAAATTACAGCCCTGCAGCAGGCTAAAACTGAATTCCAGATTGATACCAAAAGATCCGACGGAACTTTGGAATCCAGATATTATTACCCGATTACCTGCGGGTCACAGACCTGGTGGGCTTCCAGTTGTCTGGAAAAGAAGGATCTGACAAAGGATGTATTAAAGATCATTGAATTAATGACTCTTCTTGCAGTCCTTGCACTGATCATAATTAATGCGGTTGTCATTGTTTTCTTAAAAAAGACTCTTCGTCCTATTGACGGTGTGATGTCCGCTGCAGCCAGCATCGCTTCCGGTGACTTGGATATCCAGCTGGAGGTTCAGTCCATGGATGAAATAGGTGTACTCTCCAGAACATTTATGGATATGGCGGAAAACTTAAAATTCATCATCCAGGATATCAATGAGGTTCTGGGCGAAATGAGCAACGGCAACTTCAAAGCAACGTCCATTCATGAGGAAAAATACACCGGAGCATACCAGTATATCCTGGAAGCAATGCGGAACATCCGCCTTACTTTAAGCGATACACTTTTAGAGATCGACCAGGCTTCCGAACAGGTTTCCACCGGGGCCTCCCAGGTATCTGATGCTTCCCAGGCTCTCAGCCAGGGAGCCACGGAACAAGCCTCTTCCATCGAAGAGCTGTCCGCAGCCATTAACGAGGTTTCAGAACGGGTTAAAGAAAACGCTTCCAACGCCTTAGAGGCTAATACCCTGTCCCTGGAGGCATGCGAAGGCATGCTGACAAGTGATCAGAAGATGAGGGATATGATTTCAGCAATGAATGAAATCGCAAGCACCTCCGGCGAAATAAGCAAGATCATTAAAACCATTGACGATATCGCTTTCCAGACTAATATCCTGGCATTAAATGCGGCCGTTGAAGCTGCAAGAGCCGGTTCCGCCGGAAAGGGATTTGCGGTGGTAGCCGATGAAGTCCGCAATCTGGCCGGTAAATCTGCGGAAGCTGCTAAAAATACCACGGCTCTTATTGAAAACGCTATTACTGCCATTGGAAACGGAACAAAAATAGCAGATGAGACTGCAGAAGCACTGCGGCTTGTAGTTGAAAAATCAAATATTTCTTCCGTCAGGGTCGCAGAAATCGCGGAAGCATCCGCCGCCCAGTCTGACGCATTGCTGCAGATTACAACCGGCATTGACCAGATATCCGCCGTCGTACAGACCACTTCCGCAACATCGGAAGAAAGCGCGGCCACTTCCGAAGAGCTGACCGCCCAGGCCTACAATCTAAAATCTCTAGTAGGAAAATTTCAGCTGATGGATAAAGCACCTTCCGCAACCAGTGCACCAACTGCTGCTTGGGAGGCTCCTGCTGCTTGGAAGGATTCTATTACTATGGAGGATTCTGCTGCTTGGGAGGATTCTGATCCAGAAGAAACTTATGATAAATATTAA